One genomic segment of Arachis duranensis cultivar V14167 chromosome 4, aradu.V14167.gnm2.J7QH, whole genome shotgun sequence includes these proteins:
- the LOC107483937 gene encoding uncharacterized protein LOC107483937, with product MLRRNIRMRREYLYRKSLEGKERLLYEKKRKIREALQEGKPIPTELRNEEAALRREIDLEDENTAVPRTHIDDEYAHTAEKDPKILLTTSRDPSAPLQQFVKELSYVFPNAQRMNRGGQVISEIIESCRAHDYTDVVLVHEHRGVPDGLIVCHLPYGPTAYFGLLNVVTRHEIKDKKAIGTMPEAYPHLIFDNFSTKLGERTANILKYLFPVPKPDTKRIVTFSNQSDYVSFRHHIYEKHGGPKSIELKEIGPRFELRLYQIKLGTVDQAEAQIEWVIRPYMNTSKKRKFLGD from the exons ATGTTGCGTAGAAATATTCGCATGAGGAGGGAGTATTTATACAGGAAGAGCTTAGAAGGCAAAGAGCGCTTGCTCTACGAAAAGAAGCGCAAGATCAGAGAAGCACTTCAAG AAGGGAAGCCAATACCTACTGAGCTTAGGAATGAGGAGGCTGCACTTCGTCGAGAGATCGATCTCGAAGATGAAAACACAGCTG TCCCGAGAACACACATTGATGATGAGTATGCACATACTGCGGAAAAAGATCCTAAAATTTTGCTAACCACTTCCAGGGATCCAAGTGCTCCTCTTCAACAGTTTGTAAAG GAGCTGAGTTATGTCTTTCCGAATGCACAAAGAATGAATCGTGGTGGTCAG GTTATTTCTGAAATTATAGAGTCTTGCCGTGCACATGATTATACAGATGTTGTGTTGGTTCATGAACATCGTGGTGTTCCGGATGGCttaattgtctgccatctgccATATGGTCCAACTGCATATTTTGGATTGCTCAATGTG GTTACAAGGCATGAAATCAAAGACAAGAAAGCCATTGGTACAATGCCCGAGGCTTATCCACATCTGATTTTTGATAACTTCTCAACTAAG TTAGGTGAAAGGACAGCCAACATTCTAAAGTATCTTTTCCCAGTTCCAAAACCAGACACAAAACGTATTGTGACTTTTTCCAACCAGTCTGACTATGTATCGTTCAG GCATCACATATATGAAAAGCATGGAGGTCCAAAGTCTATTGAACTAAAGGAAATTGGTCCGCGGTTTGAGTTGCGACTTTATCAG ATAAAGCTGGGAACTGTGGATCAAGCTGAAGCTCAAATAGAATGGGTTATTAGACCTTACATGAACACGAGTAAAAAACGCAAGTTTCTCGGTGATTGA